A window of Equus przewalskii isolate Varuska chromosome 6, EquPr2, whole genome shotgun sequence genomic DNA:
GGCCATGTGCTGGCCAGATGACCCTTAGAAGGCCCTTGGGGAGGGGAGTACAGAGTGAGTGGGGTGGTCAGCAGGGGCTGTGACTTATGGCTACTGGCTGTGAGACTGGTTCTGAGAGGGCCTTAGACCTGGAGAAAAAATAGTATCAGAAGGAAAACGAGATGGGACCTTGGGGACagccctgaggcccagagcagagcaAGGACATCCCTGGGTCCCACATATTTGAGGGAGTGAGTGCTGAATGACTGTGTGAGCCAAGATGGGGCTCAGCTCACAGCAGTGACTGCAGAGGAGCTGCCTGGAAGCCAGAGAACAGGGATCCCAGAATCTGGGCATACGATGGGGCTGGTGGCCAGGGCAGAGGTAGAGTGCACTTAAGATGTTTAGCAAACACCTCCCAGTATCTCCCTGTAGAGGCTCTGCACTGGGCGTGGTTCCTGCCTTCAAGACCGGAGGTTTATTTTCAGGGCctagagggaggagggtgggaaaggTATTCTAGGCAGAGCAAACAGTGTGGGGAAAAGCATGAAGGTGTGAAAGAGCCTGAGGTTCTCTCAGCATGATAAGGATCTTCCTGTGGCTGAAGCTAAGAGATGCCCATagctgagaggagggaggtgggtaAGACCAGGCTGGGGGCCCTCGAATGCCATGTAAGGAAGGTGGGCAGGCAGACACAGGGTGGCGGTGACTGGGATTAGACCCAAATCACTGGACAGCATGCTCGAGTAGGGGATATCCCAGCAGACGGGAGCACTGAGGCCAGCCAAAAACTGGGGAGGGGCCTAGGCAGGGAAATCAGGGGCCAGAGAGATAGTGAAGATCTCTGAGGCATGCTCCTCCCCCCACTCCATGACCCCCACCTGGAGTGGCTTACCCACGTCCCCAGCCCaggtccctcccaccccccagcttGGTCCAGCCAGCCCCACTAAACTCCCTGGTGACAAGTCATTTGGTGGCTGGAGTGATGACCTGAGCAGGATTTGGGGCTGTGCTTGTCAGAGGAGGGCTGGCTCCGAGAGTACCACGGGCGCTGCCCACTCACCTTAGGGCTTGCGGAGGCACCAAATCGCGGCCCACAGAGTCCAGGGAGAGTAGGACAGTGACAGGAGCTGGACAAGACAGGGCAGTGCCtgcacccccccgccccccccccccccgaggctggaggggccttggggaggagcAGAACACCCTGGCAGGGGCAAGTCTCTAGTCTGAGGGAGGAGACCCAGCCTCAGTCTGGGTAAATCCGAAGTCTGAGGAGGGAGACATGGCTCTGGCTTCAGGGAAACAGTAGTCTGAGGGGGAAAACACCTTTTGGTCCGAGGAGGACTAGAGCCCTCCCCTGAGGGAGCCCCCAGTCTGAGGGGGCTGGTCCGAGCTGCCTGCGCAGGGAGCAGCCCCGGCAGAGGAGAGTGGGGTCAGCTGGTGGATCcgagggggcttcctggaggaagggaagtaaggagaaatggggagaggagTCTGCCGTCCTCCCTCTCCAGtggccccgccccttcccccaGGTTCACGGACGAGGACGAGCATGTGATCCAGCACTGCTTCCACTACACCAGCACCGTGCTCACCAGCACCCTCGCCTTCCAGAAGGAGCAGAAGCTCAAGTGTGAGTGCCAGGTGAGTGATCTGCCTTGCACCTCTCTCAGGGACGGAGTCGCCCAGCTCTCAGCCCCAGAGAGCCATCTACAAGGGAAAAGCCCGTGTCTTTGTGGACGGAGCGTGGGGAGAGATTACCTAGGGCCCCGAGGACTCTCATCGGGGAGGTCAGTGGTTCCTCAGGACGGCGGCTGTAGGCACTGTATGCGATCGCCCTCTAGTGTTCAACTTGGGTACTGCAGCAACATCTGGGCGGCGAGAGCCACAGGTGGGTATGCATATGGAACAAGATTCCTGTGCATCTTAACTGGGGCTGTTCCTCCCACTCCTTCACGGAGTAGCCAAATGATATAATTCGACTCTGCCAGTCTCCAGGCTGTCAGAGAGCCCTTGGGGAGGAATGAGAAGACCCTGGGGCTGTTGGAGGCAGGGAGTGGAGCCCCTGTCACCTGAGCCCCTGTGATCTCCATTTTCTGCATTCCAGGCTCTTCTCCAAGTGGCAAAGAACCTCTTCACTCACCTGGGTGAGTGCACTgtccccctccctgcctgggggtgggagtgggcactGGGATTTGGCGGGGGAGGAGTGGGGGGTTTGGCCTGGGCACTCCAGCCTGGTCTCACCACTGGCCCCCACgcttctccccccaccctccctgcagaTGACGTTTCTGTCCTGCTCCAGGAGATCATCACCGAGGCCAGAAACCTCAGCAATGCTGAGATGTGAGTGAATCtaccccggggggggggggggctctgtCCTcatcccctcctttcctccctcttttttcctctctactgCCTTCTTGTGGGACCCTGTCGCGTTTGGTGTGACCCTTTATTCCATGCCTGTGTCCCTCGCTAGACTGTAACGTCGAATGTCAGCAGGGGTGGGGCCCGCTTTGCTGGCCATGGGTCCTCAGCTcctaacagtgcctggcacatagtaagtgctaccaaaaaaaaaaaaaaaatcattgggatGAACTAATGTCTGGAGTCACCAGCCCTGAGGAGAGTCTCTCACCACGGATCACTCCTTCCAGGCCTCAGAAATCCAGGCTTTGCCCAAAGTCGTGAGAAGTGGGGGGTAGTCGGAGAGGGGGGCCCGGGCCCTGTGGACCAAGGCCATTTCCCCACAGCTGCTCCGTGTTCCTGCTGGATCAGAATGAACTGGTGGCCAAGGTGTTCGATGGGGGCGTGGTGGAGGACGAGGTGAGGCAGGGCCACTCTGAGGGAGCGTGTGGCCTGGTCTTGGGGGCCCGCAGGGGGCTTGGGGAGTAGGCCAGACAGTCGCTGGTGGGCTCTGTGGCCGGCCACTAACTTCCTCCCTACTCCATCCCTTCCTCTGCAGAGCTATGAGATCCGCATCCCGGCCGACCAGGGCATCGCAGGCCACGTGGCAACCACGGGCCAGATCCTGAACATCCCGGACGCGTACGCGCACCCGCTTTTCTACCGTGGCGTAGACGACAGCACCGGCTTCCGTACGCGCAACATCCTCTGCTTCCCCATCAAGAACGAGAACCAGGGTGAGGGCTCCCAGCGGCTCCGGGAGGAGGGGCGGGCGGGGCCAGGCCGGGGCGGGGCCCAGGAGGGATGGGGCGGAGCCGAGTGGAGGGTCGGCTCCCGTTCCACACCGCCCTAGCGTCCCCGACCAGAACGGTCGGGGTTTCCCAGGCATGGGACGTCCTTTGAGGACACCGTGGGAGGGCCGATCCCCGCCGGACACATCCACCGGCCGGTCCTAGCCCCTCTCCGACCCCCAGAGGTCATCGGTGTGGCCGAGCTGGTGAACAAGATCAACGGACCATGGTTCAGCAAGTTCGACGAGGACCTGGCGACAGCCTTCTCCATTTACTGCGGCATCAGCATCGCCCATGTGAGCGGGGACAGGGGCGGGGCAGTGCAAGACCCTCTGTTCTTCTCTCCGCTGTGGCTCTCCTTGCTCTGTCCAGATGGGTCGGTGCCCCGGCCTGGAACTCTTAGCCCTGCAGCTGGGTTGCTGTGCAAACTTCAGTACCCCCTGGTCAcctctagcctcagtttcccatctgaaAATTCGGATGCTATTTCCTGTCCTGTCCAGTTAGCCTCCCAGGACCACGTGGAAACCCAGTTGTCATTTTTTACCCCGTCTCTGGAAGCGACCTCAACCCAAGCCCCTGCTCAGCTTCTTTTTGGGAAGTGTTGGGTCTCATTGTCTGGAGCTGGCAGCTCTGCTGGGGAATCCAACCCCTAGGTCCCCGATGCTTTCCCTCctccttgcttctctttctctgccagtGGGCCTCCGGCTCCATTGCTGAAGACTGGGGCAGGCTCAGGAGGGGGTGCAAAGTGCCAGATCAGAtgctgaggccctgggagggggaTTAAGGCGAGGTCTGGATGCAAGTTGGAGGGGGCTCCTTGCTCTGAGCTGGAGCTCAAAGGCTCCCACTGGGGCCAGCATGGGACAGCAAGGGGGGTTCTCTCTGATCCCTTTGTCCCAGCCCTGGGCATGCTGAGATTTCACAGCCAGCCTGCTTGAGCCCCGTCGTCCCCTCTCTCCCCCCAGTCCCTCCTGTACAAGAAAGTGAATGAGGCCCAGTATCGCAGCCACCTGGCCAACGAGATGATGATGTACCACATGAAGGTGAGGAGCTGCCGTGCTCCTTCGCAGGGTCCCAGGGTCCCCGCAGCCCACCTGTTCCTTCCCCGCCTCCTTCAATCCTCAAATGCCAGGACCAGCCCCGTGCCAGAAAAGCCGTCCTGGGCTTTAGACTGTGGTGATCATTGTTGGTTTGAGTATTACCTCTTACCTGTGTCCACATCAAAGGGTCCCAGACTTTGTGGACAGGGTCAGAGCTGTAGTAGGAAGGATTAAGGCAAGACTCTGGGATGGTCCCCCCAAAAGAAGGGATCCTTGAGTCAGTGAAAGGCTGCCGTGGTTTGGGGGTGTCACGAAGGGGTGTTCTCTGTCTTTGCCGAGGATAGGCTGTTACAAATGAGGGTGGTCACAGGCAAGGAGGGACAGTAGGTGGGctgcaggcctgggaggggagagtggtGATCTCCTGCCCAGTGACGGTCCATGGAGTGGATGGCCCGGCTGATGGCATTCTGGGTGGGGTCCCCGCTCCCCGTGGTGGGAATTGGACGGAGAGGACCCTGGATGGCGTGGAGTCATCTCTAATGCCCTGGCTGGTCCCCTCTAGGTCTCTGATGATGAATACACCAAACTTCTCCATGACGGGATCCAGCCCGTGGCCGCCATTGACTCCAACTTTTCCAGTTTTACCTACACCCCTCGCTCTCTGCCCGAGGATGACACCTCCATGGTGAGCTGagcacccacccccccccccaaccactTGACTGCAGAAGTGGGGTGTGCAGCTGGAGATTTAAGTTGGATGTGCGCAGGAACTCCCTGGCAGGACAGAGTCATCCAGAAAGGCTGTAGAGTCCCCCTCAGAGATGAAGTGGGCGTGTGGTCTGCCAGCCTTGCCCACAgggcctgcccagggctgggggctggactgGATGATCCCCGAGCGCTACTCCGACCCTTACGATGCTCAGGGCTTGTGGCCTCAGGGTTGCCACCTCCCTCCCTGTTTTTCTTAGGTTTTCTTTGAGCTTGGTTCCAAGAGTTCTTACATCTCTTGCTTCTAAAAGTTCATGGTTCTGAGAATTCGTGCCTCTAGTGTTTTATGGTTCTCTAGTTTAGATCTAAAGTTTTAAGACTGCAAAATTTTGGAGGCTTCAAGAAGGGGTAACGCAGGGGCCCCATCTTGAAACTGACaatccctcctccctcctgccctctccaggcCATCCTGAGCATGTTGCAGGACATGAATTTCATCAACAACTACAAAATCGACTGCCCCACGCTGGCCCGGTGTGTGACCCCAGCCCCCCTTGAGCACAGGCAGCCCTGgtccctgcctccttctttctgCTACTCTCACACCCAGCATCCCCAGCATTCTGGGAAGGGGTCTCTGAGGATGACCCGGGAAGGCGCAGTCTTATGGGGATGGGGAGGATGTGAGTGAGAGGCAATTCCCAGACACTGGGaccaggaggaaagggaaggaacagggTGGGACAGAGCctggaggacttcctggaggaggagagcctGAGGCCCCTCTGCTGCCCTACCCCCTCCCCTAGGTTCTGTCTGATGGTGAAGAAGGGCTACCGGGACCCCCCCTACCACAACTGGATGCACGCCTTCTCTGTCTCCCACTTCTGCTACCTGCTCTGCAAGAACCTGGAGCTCACCAACTACCTCGAGTGAGTGGCTGCATTCTGGCCCTGTGGCCACCGCTGGGGTGCCCTTCTCGGGGACGGGAAGCACCTCCTGCGTGGCAGGCTCTTTACCCATGCCGCCTCAAGGGACCCTCTTAGTGGCCTGGTGGGAAAGGTTCATAGCCCCATTTTCTGGGCAGGACTTGCTCACCATTGCATTCCCAGGGAGTGAAGGGCCTGCCAAAGCCCACACTGGGCTTCTTTCCAGGAAGGGGACCGTGGTGTCCCGAGCTCCTCGACACCTCCTCCAGCCATCCCtcctctggaggctggggagggagctaTGGTTGACCCTCTCCTCTCCGTCTCCCACCCAGGGACATCGAGATCTTTGCCTTGTTTATTTCCTGCATGTGTCACGACCTGGACCACAGAGGCACAAACAACTCCTTCCAGGTGGCCTCGGTGAGACCCTGCCCTCCTCACAGTGGGCCCCCCCCCAGGTGTCTCGGGGGGTCTCACCCCTCCAGCCTGAGGAGAGGTGGGAGCTGGTGAGACCAGGAGCCAGTTTCGAGCTAGGAGGCTCTCCCAGGCCTTGCGCTGGGCTCGAGATGGGGGAGCGGTGAGGGCTGGGGGCAAGCAGGGGACGCTTGGCCTAATGTGGGCACTTGCATCTATGTGAGGAGTGATAGAGTTTTCCTGGGCTTTTCCAGAAATCTGTGCTGGCCGCGCTCTACAGCTCCGAGGGCTCTGTCATGGAGGTACCACCATTCTGCCCAATATCCCATTCCTGTCATCCCCTGAAGGCCAGTGACTTGCAAAGTCAGACTGTGACCCAGCTCCTCCCGTTCCCAAACCCCGCCCTCCAGACAGGCTCTGAGAGCTGCAGCCCCCTCAGGGTGTGTCTGCCTCCTGTTCCTGGATGGGCCTGGAGGGGTGTGGGTGCACGTGCGGGTGCGCACGCGGGTGTGAGTCGGGCTGCAGGCTCTGCATAAGCTCGGGTTTGCAAAGGGAGGACTGTATTTAGCACATTTCTCTTTGCATGTCTGGGGGCACCCCAGCAACCCCTCCCCACCAAGCCTGGGGTAGGTTCCACTCCCACTGCACTCAGCTGTGCCTTAGGTTGTTTGGTTTGGGCCTGCCTGCCCCCAGATGGGGACTTGGGGGCTCCTTGGGGCAGGGACAAAATCTGAGACATGTCTGAGTTCCCAGCACTTGtcacagggcttggcacagaaTAGGAGCCAAACTTCCAAGCACATCTTGTTCCATGCTGCCCCCTGCAACACCTTTCCAGAGACCTCCCCTGCTTGTACACCCCCAGAGACGAGGGGCTCACTCCCTCCTGGGAGGCCTGGTGGCAGCCTTGCTTCTGCCCTCCCCGCCCTGGGCTAGCCACTCCTCCGACTGACAGCCCTTCAGCGTCAGGAGACAGGGGCCTTGCCCTCATCTCATCACTGCCTTTCCTTGTCAGCAAATGAATGTTGGCTGCATGAATTAGTGCCGAGGACTCCAAGGAGTCATTTCAGGATTGTTCCAGCTCGAGAGGCCCTCAGAGCATCCCTTGTCATGTCCCTCCATGTGACAGCTGAGGCATCTGAGCCTCACAGCCAGCAGGGACTTGCCAGGGGTCACACAGAGGGTTGAAACAGCCCAGAGAGGGACCTGGGACCCCTGACTCCCCGTTtctgcctgctctgctctgcttggggcctggggctgggccaggcctgcTCCCTCTCTTGGGGTCTGTGGTGAGGGGAGCACCCTGCCCAGCTGGGCTCCATCGCTCTTCTCCCCCCAGAGGCATCACTTTGCTCAGGCCATCGCCATCCTCAACACGCATGGTTGCAACATCTTCGACCACTTCTCCCGGAAGGTGATGGGGCTGAGGGTTGGGGTGAGGGAGTGGGAGCCGGGAGCTGGCCCAAGAAGGGAGAAGGAGCCAAGGGGCAGAGGGTCCTCAGGATCTGGAGTTGGGTGCGGTGTCTGGTGGGAGGCCGTGACGTctacccctccccacctcccgccTGGGCCCAGGACTATCAGCGCATGCTGGACCTGATGCGGGACATCATCTTGGCCACGGACCTGGCTCACCACCTCCGCATCTTCAAGGACCTCCAGAAGATGGCTGAAGGTGTCTGCCTTTAGTCCTGGGCCTCGGGGTTGGGGAAGGACCAAGAGGGGATTTTGCCTGGAGAGCATCCCTAGGTTCAGACCCACCCCCTCCATCAACCCACCAGGCAGACCCAACACCAGCACTGTGGCTGCCATCCAGGGTGTGGAATTCTCTGGACCACTTAGGGGTGGGCCCTGGGTAGGGGTGGGCCCTGGGGCCTTGCCCTCGGAGAGGGGAAGCCAAGAAGCTAGGCCCCTCTCTTTGACCCCATCCTCTCCTCAACAGTGGGCTATGACCGAACCAACAAGCAGCAccacagcctcctcctctgcctccttatGACCTCCTGTGACCTCTCTGACCAGACCAAGGGCTGGAAGACCACGAGGAAGATCGCAGTAAGTGCCACTGCTCTCTGGGAAGGCGCAGGCTGCACACTCTGCCCAGCTCTCTGTGGCTCcctgcagcctgagcagactTTCTGTGCTGAGCTCAGCCTGGCTGTATTCTGGGGAGACAGAAGGCTAGACCACCTCAGGGTGACAAATGGGGAGGCTCAGAAAGGGGCATGGACTCAGccggggtcacacagcaagtcagtggcTGGTGGAGGGTGGGCCAGAACCCAGCCACTCCTCCCCATCTGGGGCCACCACCCTGCCGGGCTGGCGATGGTGAGGACCGGCCCTGAGGTGAGGCTGAGGGATGCCTCAGTTTGCCCCCTTGGGATTGGGCTGTGAGAGGACTTGGGTGATGGATCCCATTGGCGGGATGTGACAAGGGTGTTGGCCTTTCAGGAGCTGATCTACAAAGAGTTCTTCTCCCAGGGAGACTTGGTATGTGGGGAGCAACCTCAGGGTGTCCTGGTTGGGGGAGGGCTCCTggtctgggggcggggggcagggggctgcgTTAGCCTGACCCTGGTGCCTGATGGAGGAGGACGAGGGCCGGGCCTGATGACTCGATGCCCGCAGGAGAAGGCCATGGGCAACAGGCCAATGGAGATGATGGACCGTGAGAAAGCCTACATCCCCGAGCTGCAGATCAGCTTCATGGAGCACATCGCAATGCCCATCTACAAGTGAGTGAGCTCACGGGCCTGCTGGGGACCCTGCACAGAGACGGTGGGCTGGGACGGGGCTGGCTGTGGCCACCACAGCACTCAGGCGCTGGGCTTGGCCTGAACCAGCTCCATCTGATCGACCCCTGCCCCCCACTCGCCGCCTCTGGGCACAGCTGTCTCCTGCTTTGCCCCTCAATGGGCCCCTCACTTGGTCCACTATGAAAAGAGACTGTCGTGTTGGCCTTGAGCGTCCAGTCCTGTGCCTCACCCTCTCGTGGAAGTTCTACCTGGGGTACGGCCTTAATCTTTCTTGCTGCCCACAGTCTAACTTCTGACCTCCAACCCCGCCCCCATGCACCCAGGCTGCTGCAGGACCTGTTCCCCAAGGCAGCAGAGCTGTACGAGCGCGTGGCCTCTAACCGTGAGCACTGGACCAAGGTGTCCCACAAGTTCACCATCCGCGGCCTCCCCAGCAACAACTCGCTGGACTTCCTGGACGAGGAGTACGAGGTGCCTCAGCTGGATGGCACTCGGGGCCCCATCAATGGCTGCTGCAGCCTCGATGCTGAGTGAGCCCCTCCCGGGACCCTTCCCCACCCGGgcctcctcccacagccctccGCTGGCCTGGCCAGATGCACTGGGACCAGAGCCACGGGCCCTGGTTTCTAGACCAGGACTTCcggtgtgaccctgggcaaggacTGACCTTCCCCGGCCTCGGCTTTCTCGTCTGTATAATGGAAACAAGACTTCAGCCTCATCAAGACTTTGTGATTTGTCCTCTGAGAGCACTGGGGTGACCAGTGAGCAGTGGGCCCTGCTCTGCACCTCTGACCACGCCTTGGCAGGTCCTCCCCTAGCCACTCCCTCTCTGAGGCAGCCCGGCTGGTTTTCCCTGGGCCCCATTCCTGCCCCACCAGGTCTGTGCCCTTTTCCCCTCTCCAGGATCCTTGTGCAAGGAGGTAGGTCATCGGAGAGAGCAGAGGGTGGGTCTCAGAAATAGTCGTTAGCTTTGCTGGAGAACTAGAAATAACCCCAGGGCCGCAGGGGCCCCGAGGACTGCTACTCTCCTTGTGGTGGGGATGGGGACCTGGGGAGATGCAGGGGCCCCATGAGGAGCTGCCAGAGGGGCCGCTCAGTGCTCTGGGGAGAGGGGGCTCAGGAAGAAATCAGGATGGGAATGATGAGCAGGAAGGATCCCTGGGCTGAGAGACAGGCTCAGGTGAGTCAGCACCACTTCCTCCTGGCTGGGTGACGTGGGCAAGTCCCTTCCCTATCTGGGTGAAACAG
This region includes:
- the PDE2A gene encoding cGMP-dependent 3',5'-cyclic phosphodiesterase isoform X1 yields the protein MGQACGHSILCRSQQYPAARPAEPRGQQVFLKPDEPPPPQPCADSLQDALLNLGSVIDIAGFRRAVKEALSAVLPRVETVYTYLLDMESRLVCEDPPHELPQEGKVREAVISRKRLSCNGLGPSDHPGKPLARLVAPLAPDTQVLVIPLVDKEAGAVAAVILVHCGQLSDSDEWNLQAVEKHTLVALRRVQALQQRGPSADPEAVQKPPAGAAGDQEGGISYTDQDRKILQLCGELYDLDASSLQLKVLQYLQQETRASRCCLLLVSEDNLQLSCKVIGDKVLEEELSFPLTTGRLGQVVEDKKSIQLKDLTPEDVQQLQSMLGCELQAMLCVPVISRATDQVVALACAFNKLEGDLFTDEDEHVIQHCFHYTSTVLTSTLAFQKEQKLKCECQALLQVAKNLFTHLDDVSVLLQEIITEARNLSNAEICSVFLLDQNELVAKVFDGGVVEDESYEIRIPADQGIAGHVATTGQILNIPDAYAHPLFYRGVDDSTGFRTRNILCFPIKNENQEVIGVAELVNKINGPWFSKFDEDLATAFSIYCGISIAHSLLYKKVNEAQYRSHLANEMMMYHMKVSDDEYTKLLHDGIQPVAAIDSNFSSFTYTPRSLPEDDTSMAILSMLQDMNFINNYKIDCPTLARFCLMVKKGYRDPPYHNWMHAFSVSHFCYLLCKNLELTNYLEDIEIFALFISCMCHDLDHRGTNNSFQVASKSVLAALYSSEGSVMERHHFAQAIAILNTHGCNIFDHFSRKDYQRMLDLMRDIILATDLAHHLRIFKDLQKMAEVGYDRTNKQHHSLLLCLLMTSCDLSDQTKGWKTTRKIAELIYKEFFSQGDLEKAMGNRPMEMMDREKAYIPELQISFMEHIAMPIYKLLQDLFPKAAELYERVASNREHWTKVSHKFTIRGLPSNNSLDFLDEEYEVPQLDGTRGPINGCCSLDAE
- the PDE2A gene encoding cGMP-dependent 3',5'-cyclic phosphodiesterase isoform X3 translates to MRRQPAAGRDLLAQEPVPPGSRDAQLEDALLNLGSVIDIAGFRRAVKEALSAVLPRVETVYTYLLDMESRLVCEDPPHELPQEGKVREAVISRKRLSCNGLGPSDHPGKPLARLVAPLAPDTQVLVIPLVDKEAGAVAAVILVHCGQLSDSDEWNLQAVEKHTLVALRRVQALQQRGPSADPEAVQKPPAGAAGDQEGGISYTDQDRKILQLCGELYDLDASSLQLKVLQYLQQETRASRCCLLLVSEDNLQLSCKVIGDKVLEEELSFPLTTGRLGQVVEDKKSIQLKDLTPEDVQQLQSMLGCELQAMLCVPVISRATDQVVALACAFNKLEGDLFTDEDEHVIQHCFHYTSTVLTSTLAFQKEQKLKCECQALLQVAKNLFTHLDDVSVLLQEIITEARNLSNAEICSVFLLDQNELVAKVFDGGVVEDESYEIRIPADQGIAGHVATTGQILNIPDAYAHPLFYRGVDDSTGFRTRNILCFPIKNENQEVIGVAELVNKINGPWFSKFDEDLATAFSIYCGISIAHSLLYKKVNEAQYRSHLANEMMMYHMKVSDDEYTKLLHDGIQPVAAIDSNFSSFTYTPRSLPEDDTSMAILSMLQDMNFINNYKIDCPTLARFCLMVKKGYRDPPYHNWMHAFSVSHFCYLLCKNLELTNYLEDIEIFALFISCMCHDLDHRGTNNSFQVASKSVLAALYSSEGSVMERHHFAQAIAILNTHGCNIFDHFSRKDYQRMLDLMRDIILATDLAHHLRIFKDLQKMAEVGYDRTNKQHHSLLLCLLMTSCDLSDQTKGWKTTRKIAELIYKEFFSQGDLEKAMGNRPMEMMDREKAYIPELQISFMEHIAMPIYKLLQDLFPKAAELYERVASNREHWTKVSHKFTIRGLPSNNSLDFLDEEYEVPQLDGTRGPINGCCSLDAE
- the PDE2A gene encoding cGMP-dependent 3',5'-cyclic phosphodiesterase isoform X4; its protein translation is MESRLVCEDPPHELPQEGKVREAVISRKRLSCNGLGPSDHPGKPLARLVAPLAPDTQVLVIPLVDKEAGAVAAVILVHCGQLSDSDEWNLQAVEKHTLVALRRVQALQQRGPSADPEAVQKPPAGAAGDQEGGISYTDQDRKILQLCGELYDLDASSLQLKVLQYLQQETRASRCCLLLVSEDNLQLSCKVIGDKVLEEELSFPLTTGRLGQVVEDKKSIQLKDLTPEDVQQLQSMLGCELQAMLCVPVISRATDQVVALACAFNKLEGDLFTDEDEHVIQHCFHYTSTVLTSTLAFQKEQKLKCECQALLQVAKNLFTHLDDVSVLLQEIITEARNLSNAEICSVFLLDQNELVAKVFDGGVVEDESYEIRIPADQGIAGHVATTGQILNIPDAYAHPLFYRGVDDSTGFRTRNILCFPIKNENQEVIGVAELVNKINGPWFSKFDEDLATAFSIYCGISIAHSLLYKKVNEAQYRSHLANEMMMYHMKVSDDEYTKLLHDGIQPVAAIDSNFSSFTYTPRSLPEDDTSMAILSMLQDMNFINNYKIDCPTLARFCLMVKKGYRDPPYHNWMHAFSVSHFCYLLCKNLELTNYLEDIEIFALFISCMCHDLDHRGTNNSFQVASKSVLAALYSSEGSVMERHHFAQAIAILNTHGCNIFDHFSRKDYQRMLDLMRDIILATDLAHHLRIFKDLQKMAEVGYDRTNKQHHSLLLCLLMTSCDLSDQTKGWKTTRKIAELIYKEFFSQGDLEKAMGNRPMEMMDREKAYIPELQISFMEHIAMPIYKLLQDLFPKAAELYERVASNREHWTKVSHKFTIRGLPSNNSLDFLDEEYEVPQLDGTRGPINGCCSLDAE
- the PDE2A gene encoding cGMP-dependent 3',5'-cyclic phosphodiesterase isoform X2; the protein is MREAGPAGLPQAGRAAAAAAMRRQPAAGRDLLAQEPVPPGSRDAQLEDALLNLGSVIDIAGFRRAVKEALSAVLPRVETVYTYLLDMESRLVCEDPPHELPQEGKVREAVISRKRLSCNGLGPSDHPGKPLARLVAPLAPDTQVLVIPLVDKEAGAVAAVILVHCGQLSDSDEWNLQAVEKHTLVALRRVQALQQRGPSADPEAVQKPPAGAAGDQEGGISYTDQDRKILQLCGELYDLDASSLQLKVLQYLQQETRASRCCLLLVSEDNLQLSCKVIGDKVLEEELSFPLTTGRLGQVVEDKKSIQLKDLTPEDVQQLQSMLGCELQAMLCVPVISRATDQVVALACAFNKLEGDLFTDEDEHVIQHCFHYTSTVLTSTLAFQKEQKLKCECQALLQVAKNLFTHLDDVSVLLQEIITEARNLSNAEICSVFLLDQNELVAKVFDGGVVEDESYEIRIPADQGIAGHVATTGQILNIPDAYAHPLFYRGVDDSTGFRTRNILCFPIKNENQEVIGVAELVNKINGPWFSKFDEDLATAFSIYCGISIAHSLLYKKVNEAQYRSHLANEMMMYHMKVSDDEYTKLLHDGIQPVAAIDSNFSSFTYTPRSLPEDDTSMAILSMLQDMNFINNYKIDCPTLARFCLMVKKGYRDPPYHNWMHAFSVSHFCYLLCKNLELTNYLEDIEIFALFISCMCHDLDHRGTNNSFQVASKSVLAALYSSEGSVMERHHFAQAIAILNTHGCNIFDHFSRKDYQRMLDLMRDIILATDLAHHLRIFKDLQKMAEVGYDRTNKQHHSLLLCLLMTSCDLSDQTKGWKTTRKIAELIYKEFFSQGDLEKAMGNRPMEMMDREKAYIPELQISFMEHIAMPIYKLLQDLFPKAAELYERVASNREHWTKVSHKFTIRGLPSNNSLDFLDEEYEVPQLDGTRGPINGCCSLDAE